A genomic stretch from Candidatus Eisenbacteria bacterium includes:
- a CDS encoding DUF4124 domain-containing protein gives MAHLPHSRMLVSLVAGALAFPAGAELFKWTDETGTTNYGARPPANARNVQKLDDAKSRVSTVPGPKPEKIQAGQDRAPQQKADGVERDLAAQRRESANAQSGIAADPQWRERCLQDRRVDCDDPSRGTFDYGLEPTGYPYYPVRPVQPIAPPVQPGPPGLPRPTPR, from the coding sequence GTGGCCCACCTCCCCCACTCGCGGATGCTCGTTTCGCTCGTCGCGGGCGCGCTCGCTTTCCCGGCCGGGGCCGAGCTCTTCAAGTGGACGGACGAGACGGGCACGACGAACTACGGCGCCAGGCCGCCCGCAAACGCCCGCAACGTCCAGAAGCTCGATGACGCCAAGTCCCGCGTCAGCACCGTGCCCGGCCCGAAGCCCGAGAAGATCCAGGCGGGACAGGATCGGGCGCCGCAACAGAAAGCCGACGGCGTGGAGCGTGACCTCGCCGCGCAGCGCCGCGAGAGCGCCAATGCGCAGTCCGGGATCGCGGCGGATCCGCAATGGCGGGAGCGCTGTCTACAGGATCGGCGTGTAGACTGCGACGATCCCTCGCGCGGGACGTTCGACTACGGGCTTGAGCCGACGGGGTATCCGTACTACCCGGTCCGCCCGGTCCAGCCGATTGCACCGCCGGTGCAGCCTGGACCGCCGGGGCTCCCGCGGCCGACGCCACGGTGA
- a CDS encoding DUF4124 domain-containing protein — MRNSFMSVRRVPLVALGVALAFPLVALAQVYKWIDDKGVTNYSSTPPDNRKSEKLDEDKGRVSTIEAYDASKGDAGRREQALKDRVARLEEDAQRNRQTAAAQDAASAEAYRQWRERCIADRRTDCDSPYPTAYDPGYYSPYGPYGIVRPGARPVPQQPVPGMYQPTPFTAVGAGGVAGPYYRSPPGGLAVGPGPAGIGAGLVPAPPGGVVVTPGPAGIGSQYRPVPEDQVPSAAPRPRPRQ, encoded by the coding sequence GTGCGTAATTCATTCATGAGCGTTCGCCGTGTTCCACTCGTCGCCCTGGGGGTCGCGCTCGCGTTCCCACTGGTAGCGCTTGCCCAGGTCTACAAATGGATCGACGACAAGGGCGTCACCAACTATTCCAGCACCCCGCCCGACAACCGGAAGAGCGAGAAGCTCGACGAGGACAAGGGACGGGTCAGCACGATCGAGGCGTACGACGCGTCGAAAGGCGACGCCGGGCGCCGGGAACAGGCGTTGAAGGATCGCGTGGCCCGGCTCGAGGAGGATGCGCAGCGGAATCGCCAGACGGCCGCAGCCCAGGATGCGGCGTCGGCCGAAGCCTATCGCCAGTGGCGCGAGCGCTGCATCGCCGACCGTCGGACCGATTGCGACAGTCCGTATCCGACCGCCTACGATCCAGGCTATTACAGCCCCTATGGCCCCTACGGCATCGTGCGGCCAGGCGCGAGGCCGGTGCCGCAACAGCCCGTGCCGGGCATGTATCAGCCGACGCCGTTCACCGCGGTCGGCGCTGGTGGCGTCGCCGGTCCGTATTACCGGTCACCACCGGGCGGCCTCGCGGTCGGACCCGGCCCGGCGGGCATAGGGGCCGGCTTGGTGCCCGCGCCGCCGGGAGGCGTGGTGGTGACGCCCGGACCGGCCGGCATCGGCTCGCAGTACCGGCCGGTGCCGGAGGATCAGGTACCGAGCGCCGCGCCGCGCCCGCGACCCCGCCAGTAG